In the genome of Caenorhabditis elegans chromosome IV, the window TTAGAGATGGGGCTGTCTtaaattactcaaaatttctgaacggttcgaaaatttggcaatttacaaaaaactgaaatttttgaaaatataagtGAGATAAGATAGGCGATAagtattttaattgaaactaCAATCACTTCCGACTCACCACCCtatgataattttcatttcttgctAAATCCGAAGGCTCGTGTGCCAGAATATACTGATAGTCACTAGAATTCGTTGGATCATGTGACCAAAACCACCGAAATTCTGCCCATTTGCAACCATTAAACATTAAAGCCAttaatgaaataaataataatgGCTTGAATGGTTTTGATGGAGAAGATATACTTGAAAGAGGACGAAGAATAGCctgaaaatcacaaatattTAAGGTTCCAGCAATATTCATACATACCCGATGCCTCtgaattgaaataaaacaaattgtcCATATACTTGCACAATTAAATGTAAGCAGTAGTGGTGATAAGAGACCGGTGGATAAATATGCAAGTTGtcctgaaatttgtttttttgtaaatcaaaCATTAACCTTAAAATTTGTTGGAATCCAAATATACTAACCTAGAGCTGAATAAGGTGTCGACTGTGAGAAATCGTGCAGAGCTGGCAGAAATAATACTAAAAACGAGAAGAATAATTGAAGACAGTcgcaaaatgacaaaaatataagtgcctgaaatttttttaattttgcttccaaatgtgtttttttctgttagaaATTGACAAGCTCCAGCGGTTAATTAtctaatattcaaaaagtataCACAGAGTTTATATTATCGATTAGCACGAGAATTATTGAACATTTCATAGTTAAAACTTACGGGTACAAGTGGATGACCTCTTGTAGAGAAAAATACTATTAGGCAGCAAATATTTAGAATAAGTCCTGAAATGTAGTAACAAATGGAAATTAtcacattttaaattaaaagaaaacgtACCGATCCCACAGACAAGAGGTAAAAGCCATAAATTCAGTAAACAACCGAAAAACCGGGGCCCGAATTCTTCGGAAACACacatctaaaaaattaagttgaaatttgttgaataaaattgaaaagaaaagaatagaaaaagaaaGGTTTCTTGAGAAATGttagaaaagaagaaatgagttattagtttttccttttttttctcgagaTCGAATAAAAATAAGCAAACAAGGAAAATGAGGGAATTCTcaagaaaatgataaaaagtaagccaacagttttcaaactttttttcgaattatttaaATCGAATCTGTTTAGAGACAACGAAAGTCACACCAGAGTTATTTATAAGAATTTCCGACTGCATTTTTTCCCAGCTAGTTTGAAGTTGTGAGACAAAATCCCCCTTGGAAAAGGtctcaatatttgaaaatattgtgcGATCAATACAGGATCCTGAGTAGAATGATTCaggaatttcctttttttgttcaaaaaaattgggaaaatgcTTCAAATAAACGAAGAAGAGCAGAATTTGTTGTGATGATGACACCCATATCTCCAGACAAACACACCGCCATCAGGAGGTGCTAGTTATTCAAATTGGgttattccgaaaaaaatagacggaagaaatgaaaaagagaGACAAATCGAGAGTAAAAAAAGTggtttgaaatattaaaaaaagtatcatgatttttttcacgaaatttttcaactttagaTATTCTTATGCCAAAAGTTGATCCTAAAAATTACTGAGCGCATATGTGAACCTTTTAATTTGAAGACTAGTACAACTATTATATCAGTCTTTTTAGTTATACTCTGTCTTAATCTGGTAAATATTATTGTATATCGCTAGGTTAACTGACtgaattgcagaaattttgaaacaaaaaaactgaaaataattggaacctcatgaaatttttgatgacgCATCATTTATATTCATGAAAACGAGgattgaaaaaataggaaagttgcagagaaaaataaaagacaACGTTGGAAATGAAATGAGCAAGAGATCGGCccgttgaaacaaaaattctgcaaaagtAAACATATGCGAAAGTAGGAATATTGAAGATTCAcatttataacatttttttaattcataaatCCAGATCGTCTTAAAGTttagaagaaagaagaaaattaaattatgatAGGTTGTGTGGAGTcaatcttttaatttttgcgttcaaatttccgatttctaTAAAGATGAAAGTGTGACGAAGGCTTCTAGTTAGTCGGTCATTCACATTATGCGGTCAAAGTGTAGTAGatcaaattaataaatattcgATAGAGTAAGAAGGTGTAACTAAGAAATCGGATTATATGCTAGATGgcaaaaagcaaaaagcaAGTTTAGGTTAAGTTAGTTCAACTGATTTGATTATTTAGAACGTTTTTTTAcaatgttttcataaaatttgtgaatttgcaaaaacttgcaaaaatctCATTTAGTGCATAAATAGGTCAATGAAACAAACTGCAAGAAAATACCTACTATGATATAGAATATGAATGAGAActaattgaataaaatgaggaaaatgtGAATATGCACCTTTTATTTGCTACCGCTTTCATCCTGCCAAGAAAACTGAAGATATTAGAGTTTGTCACGCAATTCtggactttttatttttaaggaTGATATGTGATAGAGCTGCAGAAGTTAAGCAATTTATTCATATAGGTCAGTAGGTGTTGTTTAGAATATTAGAACTTTTgatatttgtgaaatttcaataacacGGACATGTAACACGAATAACACGGACACGGAATGACAGTGAATATCGTaatataaaactaattttatacgatatagtttcaattttaggGCTCAAGTTCTCAAGTTCTcttgtaaaattgaattgtttgtCTAGCTACATATCTGTTGAATGGCCAAATGACTATAAAGAGTTGCGtgattgagttttttttaaactttcgcGCATgaactttaaataaaaaatattttttaatccaTTTCTGATGGCTTGCCAATTCGCTCCCTAAAGTTTTAAGTGAATTTTTGATGCTATGACGTTAGTTGGGCCCATGTGAAAACTATTAACTATGctttttaaaaggaaatttGACCGAAATGATGATAAAGCTTACTAAAAATGTATCACTCTGAATTACAAAAGTGATAAATTTAACTTCAATTTCTAGCGACTTgttacaaaaaaaccaaaaaccaaaTTGTTAGTTGAGGTATAACagtaaacttaaaaattatagaCAGTGTACAAATAAGTTATTTGAAAGCAGTACATCTTCTGAGTTCTCTATGAAacatttggatattttttaatggaaaagcaaatgtttcaaatataaatataatGGTTGAAACagcacattattttttttagttatgaAATTTCGTGAGCGACATACAAAAACATAAGAAATTTCACGAAATGGAGAAATGAAATGAAgtcttaaaaatgaaattcgcaatttttgaGGTCAAAACAAGGCAAAGGAGAACTATCAGGCTTCACTGAAAGGCTTCAATGTCAACGAAATTCTTcttaaaatgaagaaaaaaagtacgatgtttaaaattacaaaaaattgatggaaaaatgCGAATATAAAAGAGTGCATTTTGAGAAatggaaatattaaaatttctgaacaaGTTCCTGATATCCATATAACTAATTGTATAGGGGATAATGTataaataattgcaaaatgaacgaaacatgaaaaaatgaataggaaaaatgggaaaagttACGTCAGTGTGAAAGATGTCAGTTGCAGATTAAAGCTTATgtgtataaaatttttcagaataaaaattcaataatgtcgacaatttttgagaaggcGCAGAAATCACATACTGGTATTATTAATTGATCATGAggtaaaattctttttttactGGTATTATTAATTGTTCATGAGGTaaaatttcaagctaaaagccgataaaatttattcaagatgtaataaaaaaaatagtttaaaaccGAAAGATACCTTctatgaatattaaaaaataaaatccgaTTCCACCATCCTATAAATATAATCTTGattatttttccttattttttatcaacaatttttattgaattttaagaagatttgaaaatagGAAACTAAGCGGATAATTCCAGCAcaaattccttcaaaattttagtcattttttttcggctggATTAGCTAAAATCGCTTATTTCTCGTGCTGGATAAGAATGACGGGgaacaaaaaactatattttttgagtCGAAATTGAGACAgagatcaaaatttattacaaagatattttttacaaagaGTTCAAGAATTAgagaaaagaaataaaaatagaacaatAATATATCAAGATATTCCAAGAAAGAACGCAAAAGGGAAATGAACTAGAAGAACAAGCATTTtgcataaataaataaatttagagCTGCGTTTTTTTCGGGTCTATCCCAGAcacgaaagaaaaaaataattcttggagaaaatctatttaaacttatttttagagttgggttaagtttgaaattttgaaatcataaGGATTTCTTTGCCTACGATAAagatttaaacttttttagaaaccAAAAATAGTTATGGAAGAGGAAACAAGGAGTTCAGAAGTATTATTGTAATTCTGAAATATGCCTAGAtttagattaaaaatcaaagttttcaaattgtgaatTGTGAATTCTAAGTtcacaattgaatttttcattgtgtTTCGTAGAGTCTCGTTTTTTCGTGACATATTGACACCTTTTCGAAGGATTTCTGAAAGAATGCGAAAATGAGGAACTGAGAGACAAACAAGGAACAAAATAAAAGAAGAATGAATGGATTTGCATAtacctaaaaatgaaaaaaaaactcaaagatCTATTAGTATTTGTTTCCTATTTTGCATAATATCCACGAAATGAAGAATTTCAAatcattaaagtttttttggacaacagttgtttttttctcatgcaaaaaattaaatgttgcATCAAATAATTCCagcatcaaaaattataaaacacctgaatatttttaaaactgaaaataagaaagaaataaattgaaaatttccagaactaAACCCGGGTCCAAAAtagattttaattcaaattttaaaaatttaaggtCACAATGCAGGAAATTAAACTTAACAATGACACATTCTGTAAGCTTAATTTTCAAGccacaataaaaaaaactattttcaatttgtgttATACAAAACTAAGCAACTATGAGCATTTAACCGTTGACAAATAgctataataaattttttgttcaaagttTTACTATCAGAATTGAAATATGCACTATTCTGCATCCAATTTCCTCAAGTTCTCCCAGTGCGAAACAACTTggactttttctatttttgacattttctcaATATAATGTTCCAAATGTTTCTCAAGGGACTCAAGTTAAAAGTTAAGTTAAGCTAAAAGTTGTAGTCTTGTGCAATATCAAGTTTATAACATAAGGTTAACAACTGATGAcggtgaaaaaagttttgaagacCACAAATccgaacaatttgaaaacaccGCATAAATATACTGAACAGCCAGCAAAACCTCCAAAACttattaaaataaactcaGTCAAGCAGAATTCACTACTTTGTGTAGTTTGAATTTCGTTCAAcaatattattatatttttattgtaaaaattaaaattttaaaaaataccagtGGCGACTTCAAAACGGCAAAAAAGTTATACATCGTCCCCAAGATTAGGTCATCAGTTTTACTTCGTGTCtaattgaaaatctggaaaaattgtctaatTGAAAATCTAGAGAAATGCAGAAAGGATTAACATGACACCAAgtgtttaattattttcccatttttttcaaattacaatttGATTTTATGTATTCTGCCCTttaaattattccaaaaaaggtAAACAATTTCAAGGTTCAGACAAGTTTACTGGGGCCTAAAAGCAACaaccctgaaaaaattaaaattgaaaagaaaaaacactaATTAATTCAGGAGGAGTCGGGCAAAGGACCTATGGATATACGGGGTGTTTTGAAGATGTTCCATGAAAATGAACAACAAATAGCACTTCTGGGGCACATGGTCGATGATTACTGATTATTAAATATACTATGAACCTTGtgttaaataaatttagaaaataaaaatagcaatttgaatatttcaactGCTTCGCTTGATAGGGAGCTTGCTTTTCAAATCTCCGCTCTTGAAAGGGATGGGGCTGTAAAAATTAACCCAGTATCAAGTGCACAATGTGTGGAGTACGATCCTATGTTAAATGTGCTGCAAAGAATTGAAAGTGGCAGCTCAAGTGATAAAttgattcagaaaaatgggTACAGGGCACCTACCAGTTTTGTAGGCAGGCACACGCGTGGGAGCATCAATGTATTCTCACCatgttatttttcttcaaaggAAAACACTTCTTGAAAACAATTGGTAATTTTatgagaaacaaaaattctgcGAAAAAGTATACCACATGGAATTGCTTCCGGTAACGTTTTTAATCTGTGGCACTTCACTAATGAATCAAATCACTTGAAACTAAATTAGGTACTATTCTAGAAATTAATATGTTTATGTGTGATAAGTGATCAAGAATCGTTATTTTCTTAGCTGTTCCAAAGCATTTAAAGTTAGGTTTAAACATATAttacattgaaaaaagaactAGATAAAAACTGATTGATCCAATTTATCCTAAATTTGATAATACTTggttattttttagttttgcattttgaatatgtacttttttaaattctgtttCAATACATTAATAATTGTAATCTTTTCAACACCTTAAGAATTCTTcaatgttgcaaaaaaaagggtAAATTGCGGAATAGACATTATTCTGCAAAAACTTGATACAATTGCTAACACTAATGCAAAGATGGATTTATTTCAGacgtaaataaaaaacaataggTATATACGGAACTCTTTCTGTAAATGGAAATTAATATACGATCTCTAGGATTTTGGTGCAGTTAACAAATATTGTTACTAAATTCATTTTACTTGTGATATCATATTGATTAATAATCATTCAATTAGGTTTTTTagccagaaaaaaaagagatagctgactatcaaatttcagaaattgttcgTACTCCTCGCTTAAAATTTGtgtaacatttaaaaaattaaagaatttaacgcaattttcaataataaagGTTCCAAAACcaaggaaaaaagtgaatattattttgtttttgtgaatatttgCTCTTTTTGTCCAGTTGAGAACAGAAATTCATCgtcaatgaaaaaagaaagattaaGCTTGTGACAAATAATGtgttttaatctgaaaatcgttgaaaaataaCACTTTTCTGCGAGATTTATGATTTTGATGAATAATCCAttgaaaacaaggaaaaactTTAAAGTAACTTTCTATAGTGCAgccgaaaattgtttgaatgtcgttcaatcaaaaaaaaacaattctttgCAATTTTGGAGAGTTTCCCCATCGGCACTaaaataataactttttagtacactctttttgaaaaaaggtgatttttgaaacaaaaatgcaCACATTCAGAGGCTAGgcaattcaaacttttgattgattataatatttcattgcaaaaaaacctaatttatATATGTCTACgacttttcgagaaaaatttggtTACTGATAAACGTAtgagagaaataaataaaatcataaaaaatatgCAATTATTCCTTCGACTATAGTGGTTTAGTTAGTCAGCTTCAGACTTTGAAACTTCCGggaaatgtaaaaataaattgaaatcttAATTGGATTTTGTCATAAATTTACAAGAATTTAGGATgaatgaaaacttttattggtatcttatgaaaatattaatgtttaatttttgaaatggtcatgatcagttaaaaaataaattgaataaacaatttttagaatattaattaaaaatttgaaagtaaaagttcagataaaaatacgaaaaaatatttggaaaaaacactGTATATAAAACTTTGGGGAAAATATAGCATTTCTGACAAAGTACATAGCTTCATGCTTTGGTGGAATTGATTTTTGCTCTGATTGCATCAAAAACATACTGTTCAGAATAGTTGAGTGGTGGCCCGATggaattaataattaaaaatagttggcctgaaattaaaactttttaaatatgcGGAGTATATTATATCCAAATATCTCTATGATAACAAGgacgtttgaaaaaaaaagacctTATCTATGTAGGCACAGAAATGTATGCCTGTCTGCCTTCAAAGCAACCTATGCATATCTTGGACTTTCACTAGACTCTACGGAAAAACTACGGAAACATCTACAATTTCGTAAGAGTGCTCAATaggaaaaaaaccagaaaagtTATTTGAGTTCGAACTGATAATAATTTAAGCAATTGAGTTATTAAAGAGTTGACTGAATCTAAtataaaaatcttttaatttGATGTCCGGCTCTtacaattaatttgaaaaatttgtatcaTTTGATTAtagtttcatttaaaattattgaactttttcttaCCTGTTCTGACATTGTTATTTCTGAATAACGTCATCATTTCTTCGCACTTTTTTGCCAGTTCAGTGTCTCCGAATGTGCAAAATTGTAGTGGTCGATCAGAAATTCCACAAGCAATTACTTGAATTaggactgaaaaattattaatagtATTTTATTCTGCAAAATGGTACGCTATGTTCATTTTGCCGTCCATTGGAAAACTTGCTGTAGCTGAAAAGGAATTCtgaataaaacgaaaaaaaaaaaacgtacattTTAATGGTTTATTTCCTCGAAATGCTCCACATCCCCACCATCCCGATAcaactggaatttttgaaaatccgtcACCGGCactcaaaaatccaattgcAGCTTTTCGAACTTCTCgtgttaatttttcagttgttaaTTGATTTAAAAGGCATTCCAACGGCGTCCCCGCATTTCGAACAGCATCAATTGCAACTGTTTCAGTTTGAAGACGTCCAAATTGATCCCGAAATGAATTGTTATTTTGAGCAGAGTGCTTTGGTGTTATCTTGGCCCATTTGAGAGTGTTAGCtgaaacaatatattttttagaaaataaattaacattTAGAACTTACAATATCCAGTATAGGAACTGAAAACATAGGCTCCAACAATTGAAATAGCTTCCAAATCTTGAGTTACATCATTCAATAATATAGCAACCATCATTTCAGGGCACATCATAAAACGAATTTCTTCCTAAAAAACAATAATgctttttattaatttcagatgattcgaatttttaataacaacTCAAAACATGAATACCACAAAACGTCAAATTGAATcgctaaaaattgagaaaagataACCTGTACCTGAACAGCTCCTCCTTTCAAAACTCCGCCTCCGAGACGTTTATTTGCAAAATCGATTTGTGTGCAGAGTGCGGTCTCCTCAATGGACATTTTATCAAATACTTGAACATCT includes:
- the parg-2 gene encoding Poly(ADP-ribose) glycohydrolase 2 (Confirmed by transcript evidence) — encoded protein: MDHENLMKYLEEFRSIRFQPDFQKVDAERNVRYCEITDFPISNISFELLETGVSQQWRNCDQNLFNEYLKTYKNGGYSQFEDLLFKIWGYSEEKERFDLPALKSFYRKMSEIVGEDEVLEKLARLVRITKSACEVLPEKIYRLVGDIESATFSHIQCASLIAWMFFSDTPRLSFIIILQKTTCVAVEKLKFLFTYFDKMSIDPPIGAVSFRKMRITHKQYLENWKLRETNLLPDVQVFDKMSIEETALCTQIDFANKRLGGGVLKGGAVQEEIRFMMCPEMMVAILLNDVTQDLEAISIVGAYVFSSYTGYSNTLKWAKITPKHSAQNNNSFRDQFGRLQTETVAIDAVRNAGTPLECLLNQLTTEKLTREVRKAAIGFLSAGDGFSKIPVVSGWWGCGAFRGNKPLKFLIQVIACGISDRPLQFCTFGDTELAKKCEEMMTLFRNNNVRTGQLFLIINSIGPPLNYSEQYVFDAIRAKINSTKA
- the npr-44 gene encoding G-protein coupled receptors family 1 profile domain-containing protein (Confirmed by transcript evidence), giving the protein MCVSEEFGPRFFGCLLNLWLLPLVCGIGLILNICCLIVFFSTRGHPLVPALIFLSFCDCLQLFFSFLVLFLPALHDFSQSTPYSALGQLAYLSTGLLSPLLLTFNCASIWTICFISIQRHRAILRPLSSISSPSKPFKPLLFISLMALMFNGCKWAEFRWFWSHDPTNSSDYQYILAHEPSDLARNENYHRVLDNLLYPLLVYLVPLLLLSVLNFRILSNISNRRVSFDHKSRFAQERRSVTLLISIVTMFFLCHTGGLAYRFVDQEKYNNSELFVLLKDVINLLFNVYSFTNPLLYFVFTRQFRDLRTMWNSHFASPASRSESYAITNSKPNSKHRHLSMPSIYRTPCVSGKLIS